The proteins below come from a single Methanothrix thermoacetophila PT genomic window:
- a CDS encoding ABC transporter permease produces the protein MLLSVSHLRELVGFRDLIIRLAWSDFKLRYKSSALGFFWSLLEPMLMLLVLYVVFTNLMRIQVEHYQLFLLLGIILWNFLDRGTSMSIWGIVGKPSLVQKVYFPRDIIVISTCITALMMTALEFIVFVVFMLIFRVMPAWTAVYFPLLLMLELMIITGLSMALSAMNVYFRDVQFIWRVVLQVGFFATPVIYPITIFPEGVRWMVMLNPMAQIITMMRDCVLYGTPPGMESLSYVALSSAAVLLIGYQIFERLEPGFAEMI, from the coding sequence ATGCTCCTGAGCGTATCACACCTGCGTGAGCTGGTCGGGTTCAGGGATCTGATAATCAGGCTCGCATGGAGCGACTTCAAGCTGAGGTACAAGAGCTCAGCTCTGGGGTTCTTCTGGTCGCTTCTAGAGCCCATGCTCATGCTGCTGGTTCTGTACGTGGTGTTCACGAACCTCATGCGCATACAGGTTGAGCACTATCAGCTTTTCCTGCTTCTTGGCATAATCCTGTGGAACTTTCTCGACAGGGGGACGTCCATGAGCATCTGGGGTATTGTCGGCAAGCCGAGCCTGGTACAGAAGGTTTACTTCCCAAGGGATATAATTGTCATATCCACATGCATCACGGCTCTGATGATGACCGCGCTGGAGTTCATTGTCTTCGTGGTATTCATGCTGATCTTCAGGGTTATGCCGGCATGGACTGCGGTTTACTTTCCTTTGCTTCTGATGCTTGAGCTGATGATCATAACAGGCCTTTCGATGGCCCTCTCTGCGATGAACGTCTACTTCAGGGATGTCCAGTTCATATGGAGGGTGGTGCTGCAGGTCGGTTTCTTCGCCACGCCTGTTATATATCCAATCACCATATTTCCTGAGGGTGTGCGCTGGATGGTCATGCTCAACCCCATGGCACAGATAATAACTATGATGCGGGATTGTGTTCTGTACGGCACACCGCCAGGGATGGAATCTCTTTCCTATGTGGCTTTATCTTCAGCGGCAGTTCTCCTTATAGGGTATCAGATATTCGAGCGGCTCGAGCCCGGGTTCGCGGAGATGATTTGA
- a CDS encoding ABC transporter ATP-binding protein — protein sequence MGETAVKVEHLWKTFRIPHERRNTLFENIIGFFRPNSYETFTVLKDINLEVERGECIGIIGDNGSGKSTLLKIIAKILRPTSGFVKVFGKLTPFLELGVGFQPELSVRENIRIYATIMGLPKKVIDDRIDDVIRFAGLERFEDAKLKNLSSGMQVRLAFSTAIQTDPDILLVDEVLAVGDMEFQQKCFRVFEDYRDSGVTILFVSHDLNAVRMLCDRTLLLSNGERVDFGDTNSIIDKYIYKTDVSEVAETSSEKERASTRKEIEIVDVKFVDKYGCPNENFVAGDPLRVRIFFDAHGTVRSPVFGIIFYHGDTYCYGTTTEFKGSDTGIINGKGYVDFIIPSLPFLQGRFEVTVAVASHDYSTQYDWHDRRYAFNVHNPTRDLGMMLIEGTWSLRRDA from the coding sequence ATGGGCGAGACAGCGGTTAAGGTCGAGCACCTCTGGAAGACGTTCCGGATACCTCACGAGCGGAGGAACACGCTGTTCGAGAACATCATTGGTTTTTTCAGGCCGAACAGCTATGAGACATTCACCGTGCTGAAGGACATAAACCTAGAGGTTGAGCGCGGGGAGTGCATCGGCATAATCGGCGACAACGGTTCCGGCAAGAGCACGCTTCTGAAGATCATAGCGAAGATACTCAGGCCAACAAGCGGATTTGTAAAGGTATTCGGGAAGCTCACGCCGTTCCTCGAGCTCGGCGTCGGGTTCCAGCCGGAGCTCAGCGTGAGGGAGAACATACGGATTTATGCCACCATAATGGGTCTGCCGAAGAAGGTAATAGATGACAGGATAGATGATGTGATAAGGTTTGCGGGGCTTGAGCGGTTCGAGGACGCAAAGCTGAAGAATCTCTCGTCTGGCATGCAGGTGCGGCTCGCGTTCTCGACAGCGATCCAGACAGACCCGGATATACTCCTGGTCGATGAGGTGCTGGCAGTCGGTGATATGGAGTTCCAGCAGAAGTGCTTCAGGGTGTTCGAGGATTACAGAGATAGCGGAGTTACAATACTGTTTGTGTCTCACGATCTGAACGCGGTCAGGATGCTATGCGACCGGACACTGCTTCTCAGCAATGGAGAACGTGTGGATTTTGGAGACACAAATAGCATTATAGATAAATATATTTATAAGACAGATGTATCTGAAGTTGCAGAAACATCTTCTGAGAAGGAGCGCGCATCCACCAGGAAAGAGATAGAGATTGTTGATGTCAAGTTCGTGGACAAATACGGATGTCCCAACGAGAACTTCGTAGCCGGAGATCCGCTGAGGGTCCGTATTTTCTTTGATGCACATGGGACGGTTAGGTCTCCAGTATTTGGTATAATATTTTATCATGGAGATACCTACTGCTACGGGACAACCACGGAGTTTAAGGGATCTGATACGGGTATTATCAATGGCAAGGGATATGTGGACTTCATAATACCAAGTTTGCCTTTTCTTCAGGGGAGGTTCGAGGTAACAGTGGCTGTGGCATCACATGATTACAGCACACAGTACGACTGGCACGACAGACGCTATGCATTCAACGTCCACAATCCAACACGTGACCTGGGCATGATGCTTATAGAAGGCACATGGTCGCTGCGCAGGGATGCTTAG
- a CDS encoding class I SAM-dependent methyltransferase — protein sequence MTGFFDLLKRLAMRIWKHIDDEGFKLPDLQYGLGDTERCVEIPWALSWYRGERRVLDIGYANAEDRYIDSINALNIPELYGLDLVGRSIPGIRPVVGDARSMPFRDGAFDMILCISTLEHIGRDNTIYFNGPIPQDPEGDLSAIREMARITRRNGKIVITVPYGRRMNYGWFQQYDRQSLDRLISASGCRLIRKDLYIYRAGWHQASEDELEDVLYKDNEAPAASGLACILLRR from the coding sequence TTGACTGGATTTTTCGATCTGCTGAAACGTCTGGCCATGCGGATCTGGAAGCACATCGACGATGAGGGGTTCAAGCTGCCGGATTTGCAGTATGGCCTGGGCGACACTGAGCGGTGTGTAGAGATCCCCTGGGCACTCTCGTGGTACAGAGGAGAGAGACGTGTCCTTGATATAGGCTATGCGAATGCAGAGGACCGCTATATCGATTCGATCAATGCACTGAATATCCCGGAGCTTTACGGGCTGGACCTTGTGGGCAGATCGATACCAGGAATAAGACCGGTCGTGGGAGATGCAAGGAGCATGCCATTCCGTGATGGCGCCTTCGACATGATCCTTTGCATCTCCACTCTGGAGCATATCGGCCGGGACAACACCATCTACTTTAATGGACCGATACCTCAGGATCCGGAGGGAGACCTCAGTGCGATCAGAGAGATGGCCAGAATAACGAGAAGGAACGGTAAGATTGTTATAACAGTTCCCTATGGTCGGAGGATGAACTACGGATGGTTCCAGCAGTACGATAGGCAGAGCCTGGACAGGCTTATATCAGCTTCAGGATGTCGTCTTATCAGAAAGGATCTCTACATCTACAGGGCTGGCTGGCATCAGGCCTCTGAAGATGAGCTGGAGGATGTGCTGTACAAAGACAACGAAGCACCAGCAGCGTCTGGCCTTGCATGCATACTTCTGAGACGTTAG
- a CDS encoding class I SAM-dependent methyltransferase, translating to MLSLLRCPRCSGELESIHGSLCCSCGFSYLLRDDVHLIEGAGNHDTEYSEEYYRSSLYDLSEDRISKVVSLARILPGERVLDLGCGPGVVALRCSLLGAEVYAVDPSRAALMISAKRARDAGARIELFEFDGRSLPFKDSSFDTVIMADVAEHIDDGTLSTLLSECFRTLTPGGRLVLHTAPALEAMRAACLLRAISLGTADLQKHLVTPEYEHLHIRYHSRGSIRGFMRAAGLSPIVWGEVKYLKDKLPGFISRWIPDQIWAVGLKGRAPDPTFPEAPYLDLIDLPSEIDMLNCTEWAIGAGFYPCEGCFRWTERSAVLYLRSNEMKSHLKLDVAAARPDLSRRPLKLAVHLDGRKVGEFALSDPGRRSICFDLPTPISPGLHRVRLTVDRTFVPREWGNDDTRRLGIAVYRVGVI from the coding sequence ATGCTCAGCCTGCTCCGGTGTCCGAGATGCAGCGGCGAGCTCGAGAGTATCCATGGATCGCTCTGCTGCTCGTGCGGCTTTTCGTACCTTCTGAGAGATGACGTCCATCTCATCGAGGGCGCCGGAAACCACGATACGGAGTACTCCGAGGAGTACTACAGATCGAGCCTCTACGACCTATCCGAGGATCGGATATCAAAGGTGGTATCGCTCGCACGGATTCTGCCTGGAGAAAGAGTCCTGGATCTCGGATGTGGGCCGGGCGTTGTTGCATTGCGCTGCTCTCTCCTCGGTGCTGAGGTGTACGCAGTGGACCCATCCAGGGCCGCACTGATGATCAGCGCAAAACGCGCCAGAGATGCGGGCGCACGCATCGAGCTGTTCGAGTTCGACGGCAGGTCTCTGCCCTTTAAGGATTCCTCATTCGACACAGTGATAATGGCAGATGTGGCTGAACATATCGATGACGGCACGCTGAGCACGCTTCTTAGTGAGTGCTTTCGCACTCTGACTCCTGGCGGAAGGCTGGTGCTCCATACAGCTCCAGCGCTTGAGGCCATGAGGGCGGCCTGCCTTTTGCGTGCGATCTCACTGGGCACCGCCGATCTGCAAAAACATCTTGTAACCCCGGAGTATGAGCACCTGCACATAAGATACCACTCCCGCGGCAGCATACGAGGCTTCATGAGAGCCGCCGGTCTGTCGCCCATCGTCTGGGGAGAGGTGAAATATCTCAAAGATAAGCTGCCAGGATTCATTAGCAGATGGATCCCGGACCAGATCTGGGCAGTGGGCTTGAAAGGCCGTGCCCCAGATCCGACATTCCCAGAGGCTCCCTACCTGGATCTGATAGATCTCCCATCAGAGATCGACATGCTTAACTGCACCGAGTGGGCTATAGGTGCCGGTTTTTATCCATGTGAGGGATGTTTCCGGTGGACTGAGAGGTCCGCGGTACTGTATCTGAGGTCCAATGAGATGAAATCTCATCTGAAACTGGATGTAGCGGCAGCCCGTCCGGATCTGAGCAGGAGACCACTAAAACTGGCTGTGCATCTCGATGGGCGTAAAGTAGGCGAGTTCGCGCTGAGTGATCCTGGAAGGAGGTCGATCTGTTTCGATCTTCCCACACCGATCAGCCCAGGCCTCCACAGGGTGAGACTCACTGTCGACAGGACATTCGTTCCCAGGGAGTGGGGGAACGACGACACGAGAAGGCTTGGAATAGCCGTGTACAGGGTGGGTGTGATTTAG